One part of the Cystobacter ferrugineus genome encodes these proteins:
- a CDS encoding CHAP domain-containing protein: MKLGVLLAGLLVCTGCATGSPPGGRLFASNYRYSPLTPAAAPRPIPDDGIDSEPAPVASSGSSSAKTPSSKPQRAPAPDAREKVLAAARGLLGRTKIQLSGRTWPADCTGFVEAVHSRAGVSLRSAAVKGDNGVTAFYRYARTKGRVYTRGTPRPGDLVFFRETYDRNRDGRRNDGLTHVALVDKVEPNGTVVVIHRVKRGVVRYRMNLARPELKKDPRTGAVLNDTLRVPGANKAPVLTGQLFAAYGSVLPEPRPTEVARR, translated from the coding sequence ATGAAGCTGGGTGTACTGCTCGCGGGACTGCTGGTGTGCACGGGGTGCGCCACGGGCAGTCCTCCCGGAGGAAGGCTCTTCGCCTCGAACTACCGCTACAGCCCCCTGACGCCCGCCGCGGCGCCCCGGCCCATTCCGGACGATGGGATCGACTCCGAGCCCGCCCCCGTCGCATCCAGCGGCTCCAGCTCCGCCAAGACCCCCTCCTCCAAGCCGCAACGCGCCCCCGCGCCCGACGCGCGCGAGAAGGTGCTCGCCGCCGCCCGGGGACTGCTGGGCCGAACGAAGATCCAACTGTCCGGGCGCACCTGGCCGGCGGACTGCACCGGCTTCGTCGAGGCCGTGCACTCCCGGGCCGGGGTGTCGCTGCGCAGCGCCGCCGTGAAGGGAGACAATGGGGTCACCGCCTTCTACCGCTATGCGCGCACCAAGGGCCGGGTGTACACCCGGGGCACGCCGCGGCCGGGGGATCTGGTGTTCTTCCGGGAGACCTATGATCGCAACCGGGATGGCCGACGCAACGATGGGCTCACCCACGTGGCCCTGGTGGACAAGGTCGAGCCCAATGGCACCGTCGTCGTCATCCACCGGGTGAAGCGGGGTGTGGTGCGCTACCGGATGAACCTCGCCCGGCCCGAGCTCAAGAAAGACCCCCGCACCGGAGCGGTGCTCAACGACACGCTGCGCGTACCGGGGGCCAACAAGGCGCCGGTGCTCACCGGCCAGCTCTTCGCCGCGTATGGCTCCGTGCTGCCCGAGCCCCGCCCCACGGAGGTGGCCCGACGCTGA
- a CDS encoding glycosyltransferase family 2 protein yields MAELVFWCAAVLLVHTYFFYPLVLFAMDGVAQVAHNLRYMRSGANQRRAQPVGVPPRVSLVVAAYNEASCIQQKLGNSLALNYPAERFEVLIGSDGSSDGTDELVRACTDERVRLSAAPRGGKTSVLNRCIPLAGGDIVVLSDANTMIEPEAIQRLVRHFEDPEVGAVCGQLRLYNPTKAEYEESTYWTYESLIKFYEGKRGAVMGANGGLYAIRRSLFQPLPASTIVDDFVIPLRILEQGYKVVYEPEAVAHEETTEDYDKEFGRRARIAAGNFQSLRMVPRLLSPLAGFPAFAFWSHKLLRWCAPALMALAFLANLFLVNGIFYRFTLMGQVLFYGLALLGKTGALKGSARRVASVAYYFVTMNLAIAVGFWRFLRNSQRAAWDRTARASS; encoded by the coding sequence ATGGCGGAGCTGGTCTTCTGGTGTGCCGCGGTGCTGCTGGTTCACACCTACTTTTTCTACCCGCTGGTGTTGTTCGCGATGGATGGCGTGGCGCAGGTGGCGCACAACCTGCGCTACATGCGCTCGGGAGCGAACCAGCGCCGCGCGCAGCCGGTGGGCGTGCCGCCCCGGGTGAGCCTGGTGGTGGCGGCCTACAACGAGGCGAGCTGCATCCAGCAGAAGCTGGGCAACAGCCTGGCGTTGAACTACCCGGCCGAGCGCTTCGAGGTGCTGATTGGCTCGGATGGCTCGTCGGACGGGACGGACGAGCTCGTGCGGGCCTGCACCGATGAGCGGGTGCGGCTGTCGGCCGCGCCCCGGGGTGGCAAGACGTCGGTGTTGAACCGGTGCATTCCCCTGGCCGGGGGCGACATCGTGGTGCTCTCGGATGCGAACACGATGATCGAGCCGGAGGCGATTCAACGCCTGGTGCGGCACTTCGAGGACCCCGAGGTGGGGGCGGTGTGCGGGCAGTTGCGGCTCTACAACCCGACGAAGGCCGAGTACGAGGAGAGCACGTACTGGACGTACGAGTCGCTCATCAAGTTCTACGAGGGCAAGCGCGGGGCGGTGATGGGGGCCAACGGGGGGCTGTACGCCATCCGCCGCTCGCTGTTCCAGCCCCTGCCGGCGTCGACGATCGTGGACGACTTCGTGATTCCGCTGCGCATCCTGGAGCAGGGCTACAAGGTCGTCTACGAGCCCGAGGCGGTGGCGCACGAGGAGACGACGGAGGACTACGACAAGGAGTTCGGCCGCCGGGCGCGCATCGCGGCGGGCAACTTCCAGAGCCTGCGCATGGTGCCTCGGCTGCTCTCTCCGCTGGCGGGCTTCCCGGCGTTCGCCTTCTGGTCGCACAAGCTGCTGCGCTGGTGCGCGCCCGCGCTCATGGCCCTGGCATTCCTGGCGAACCTCTTCCTGGTGAACGGTATTTTCTACCGGTTCACGCTGATGGGGCAGGTGTTGTTCTACGGGCTGGCGCTGCTGGGGAAGACGGGGGCGCTCAAGGGCTCGGCGCGCCGGGTGGCCTCGGTGGCCTATTACTTCGTGACGATGAACCTGGCGATCGCGGTGGGCTTCTGGCGCTTCCTGCGCAACTCGCAGCGCGCCGCCTGGGATCGCACGGCGCGCGCCTCGTCCTAG